Proteins from a single region of Paraglaciecola sp. T6c:
- a CDS encoding sulfite exporter TauE/SafE family protein has translation MFDLFSYSLTYSTAGMLLLTAFLIGMSKTGVGGVALFTIPIMAIIFGGKDSSGLMLPLLVMADLFAVTYYRRHVNWSYLMKLFPSAAVGVVLATLIGSYIDDQLFRVAMGVIIFVSLAIMLWMETANKETIPDYMWFAVLMGLLGGFTSMIGNLAAAVMALYLLSMRLPKNEYIGTGAWFFLAVNVFKVPFHIFSWHTISLNSFSLNLALLPFIAIGAFVGIKIVRYIPEKQYRWLILAATGVAAVMMVV, from the coding sequence TTCATTGACCTACTCCACTGCGGGCATGCTACTGCTTACGGCTTTTCTAATAGGCATGTCAAAAACTGGTGTCGGTGGCGTCGCTTTATTTACTATTCCAATTATGGCTATCATTTTTGGCGGGAAAGACTCGTCAGGCTTGATGTTACCTTTGCTTGTCATGGCTGATTTATTTGCCGTTACCTATTACCGAAGGCATGTCAATTGGTCTTATTTGATGAAGTTGTTTCCCTCAGCGGCGGTGGGAGTTGTTTTAGCCACTTTAATAGGCAGTTATATAGACGATCAGCTATTTCGCGTCGCGATGGGGGTTATTATCTTTGTCAGCCTAGCCATCATGTTGTGGATGGAAACCGCCAACAAAGAGACTATCCCTGATTACATGTGGTTTGCCGTATTGATGGGGTTGCTAGGTGGGTTCACCAGTATGATTGGTAATTTGGCGGCCGCTGTCATGGCGCTTTACTTACTCAGCATGCGCTTACCGAAAAACGAGTACATTGGCACTGGAGCATGGTTCTTTCTTGCTGTGAACGTGTTTAAGGTGCCCTTCCATATTTTCAGCTGGCACACCATTTCTCTCAATTCATTTTCGTTGAACTTGGCCTTGCTGCCTTTTATTGCGATCGGGGCGTTCGTTGGCATCAAGATAGTGAGATACATACCAGAGAAGCAGTATCGTTGGTTAATATTGGCCGCTACAGGTGTTGCAGCCGTTATGATGGTCGTATAG
- a CDS encoding DUF3087 domain-containing protein produces MQLINVNKERYRRHLNWVIGMCISGLAAGSLDISQLLIALFPDQSGSHFHWNLLGVIVSSVTIGWLLNKYRHHDFMTEVTYVWELKKALNKINRKLPKLKAAAAKGNLNAMIALQYSYSGSRLLWELDDNTIVMEELTIEQAKLDALISQYQLILHVEDYNDSLLKEF; encoded by the coding sequence ATGCAACTGATTAACGTTAACAAAGAGCGTTACCGTCGCCACTTGAACTGGGTTATTGGTATGTGTATTTCTGGATTAGCTGCTGGTAGCTTGGACATTTCACAGCTATTGATTGCACTATTTCCGGATCAAAGCGGCAGCCACTTTCATTGGAATCTACTCGGTGTCATCGTATCTAGCGTCACCATTGGTTGGTTATTAAACAAATATCGCCATCACGACTTTATGACTGAAGTTACCTATGTTTGGGAACTGAAAAAAGCGCTCAACAAAATTAATCGCAAGCTGCCCAAACTTAAAGCTGCAGCGGCAAAAGGTAACCTTAATGCCATGATTGCATTGCAGTATAGCTACTCTGGCTCACGTTTACTGTGGGAATTAGACGACAATACCATTGTGATGGAAGAATTAACGATTGAGCAAGCCAAGCTAGATGCACTTATTTCACAATACCAACTCATTCTGCATGTAGAAGACTATAACGATTCACTCTTGAAGGAATTTTGA
- a CDS encoding Hsp70 family protein: MAAIGIDYGTSNSEVSYFDGKQHHFIKLDAELEGAHKIRSSVFIYYENELPTPPVSMIEAKVAQIKRAISEQIDKAKDGYYEAPDPKEQQRYSERIDSLRVEFHNLPELQRRAIEILLKDMTVQDLPLKQLVETGKFAFGEEGFRRYLQTPDKGRLIYSPKNFLGANLVAGQQHAFVGLIAKQLEFFRLSAQDQLNMTVDSAVIGRPVKFHGTRGQEGNEQAIEIMTQAAQQAGFLHVEFLEEPIAAAYQIERTLNKQTNVLVADIGGGTTDICCITLSPDKQINLDRQQDVLSVTGARLGGMECDKNLIIKSIAPTMGRGLLMRNGLPVPPTYYSDMCAVDDIPKLNHFFSEEYWLAIAQTKSDVKEPKLLARLLTVQEDKLSARLVNSSRLAKEMLSSKDSITLPLHYVEQDYEVNIDIEALKSSMQPWLSRVKGLVKECLQNSAQEPEMLFITGGMSLSPIVRKELGEVMLPHLPLMQGDAFNSVCEGLAIQAAKLTA, translated from the coding sequence ATGGCAGCGATAGGTATTGATTACGGAACCTCAAATTCAGAGGTCTCTTATTTTGACGGAAAACAACATCACTTCATAAAACTGGATGCGGAGCTTGAAGGTGCGCATAAAATCCGTTCGTCTGTCTTTATCTATTACGAGAATGAATTACCTACTCCTCCTGTCTCGATGATTGAAGCGAAAGTAGCGCAAATAAAACGTGCTATTAGTGAGCAAATCGACAAAGCGAAGGACGGCTATTACGAAGCCCCTGATCCAAAAGAACAGCAGCGTTACAGCGAGCGAATTGATTCCCTTCGAGTCGAATTTCACAACTTGCCTGAGCTGCAACGTCGTGCAATAGAAATATTACTTAAAGATATGACGGTTCAAGATCTGCCGTTAAAACAGCTCGTTGAAACGGGTAAATTTGCCTTTGGCGAAGAGGGGTTCAGACGTTATCTGCAAACACCTGATAAGGGGCGTTTGATTTACTCACCTAAGAATTTCTTAGGTGCAAATTTGGTGGCAGGGCAGCAGCACGCTTTTGTCGGTCTTATTGCCAAGCAGCTAGAATTCTTTCGTTTAAGCGCTCAAGATCAGCTCAACATGACCGTCGATAGTGCTGTAATAGGACGTCCAGTAAAGTTCCATGGTACTCGCGGTCAAGAAGGAAATGAGCAAGCGATAGAGATTATGACCCAGGCCGCTCAACAGGCTGGCTTCTTACATGTTGAGTTTTTAGAGGAGCCTATTGCTGCTGCTTATCAAATTGAGCGTACCCTCAATAAACAAACCAATGTGTTGGTGGCCGATATTGGAGGAGGTACTACCGATATCTGTTGTATCACGTTATCACCCGATAAGCAGATAAACCTTGACCGTCAGCAAGACGTATTATCAGTGACGGGGGCGCGCTTAGGTGGAATGGAGTGTGATAAAAATCTCATAATAAAGAGTATTGCACCCACAATGGGGCGTGGCTTATTGATGCGTAATGGGTTACCGGTACCGCCTACCTATTACTCTGATATGTGCGCAGTAGATGATATTCCAAAGTTAAATCATTTCTTTTCTGAAGAATACTGGTTAGCTATCGCACAAACCAAATCAGATGTGAAAGAGCCAAAGCTCCTAGCGCGATTACTCACGGTTCAGGAGGATAAGCTTTCTGCGCGGCTGGTTAATTCATCTCGCTTGGCAAAAGAAATGCTCTCATCAAAAGACAGCATTACCTTACCTCTGCATTATGTTGAGCAAGATTACGAAGTCAATATCGATATAGAGGCGCTAAAAAGCTCTATGCAGCCTTGGCTGTCTCGCGTAAAGGGATTGGTTAAGGAGTGTCTGCAAAATAGTGCACAAGAGCCAGAGATGCTCTTTATTACGGGGGGGATGAGTTTATCTCCGATTGTAAGAAAAGAATTAGGAGAGGTTATGTTACCGCACTTACCTCTAATGCAGGGAGATGCGTTTAACTCAGTGTGCGAAGGGTTAGCCATCCAAGCAGCTAAATTGACTGCATGA